Proteins found in one Triticum urartu cultivar G1812 chromosome 4, Tu2.1, whole genome shotgun sequence genomic segment:
- the LOC125554166 gene encoding transcription repressor OFP12-like — MLGCFSRLRRPASAAAGAPAPVQPPDEASTSASTPETSPRSSSSSARFKSACLRDGGRGGDVDVTVAKECPPLSSMLAVDSGLSSAIASRRFFLASPGRSNSIVDSSAAHAAAVLGVGAAGVAVPTYSPDPHADFLRSMEEMSAALRLDARRRGDRARLHELLLCYLALNDKRAHRYVVSAFTDLLLRLTATDDLDADDEQHGSM, encoded by the coding sequence ATGCTGGGCTGCTTCTCCCGGCTCCGGCGGCCGGCCTCCGCCGCGGCGGGGGCGCCGGCGCCCGTGCAGCCGCCCGACGAGGCGTCCACGTCGGCCTCCACCCCGGAGACCTCCCcgcgctcgtcctcctcctccgcccgCTTCAAGAGCGCGTGCCTCCGGGACGGCGGCAGGGGCGGGGACGTGGATGTGACCGTCGCGAAGGAGTGCCCGCCGCTGTCGTCCATGCTCGCCGTGGACTCCGGGCTGTCGTCGGCCATCGCGTCCCGGCGGTTCTTCCTCGCCTCCCCGGGCCGGTCCAACTCCATCGTGGACTCGTCGGCGGCGCACGCGGCCGCCGTGCTGGGCGTGGGCGCGGCCGGGGTGGCGGTGCCGACCTACTCCCCGGACCCACACGCCGACTTCCTGCGGTCCATGGAGGAGATGTCGGCGGCGCTGCGGCTGGacgcgcggcggcgcggcgaccgGGCGCGCCTCCACGAGCTGCTGCTCTGCTACCTGGCACTCAACGACAAGCGCGCGCACCGGTACGTCGTCAGCGCCTTCACCGACCTCCTCCTCCGCCTCACCGCCACCGACGACCTCGACGCCGACGACGAGCAGCACGGCAGCATGTAG